In Fibrobacter sp. UWH6, the sequence TGTCGTTACCGTGAGCGTCTCTGCAACAGACGATAATTATCTGATTGATGTGTCGGCGATTAAGGATGCCAACGGTGTTGCCAAGGTTAGCCTCGTGGTTACCGACCCTGCTATTTCTATTCCCAATGTGATGTTCTATGTAAAGGTAAATCCTGTTGCCGATGCTCCCATTGCCAAGGGTGATACCTATGAAGTTCTGCAGGGCAAGAACGAAATTACAGCCAAGAAGGGTGTCCTTGCCAATGATGAGGATCCCGATGGTGATTCTACCTTGATTGCCGTTCTGGATGTTGAACCTTCCGAAGGTACTGTGGTCCTTGCCGAGGACGGCTCCTTCGTCTACACCACCACCGATGATGATTACGAAGGTCCGGATGCTTTTGCCTATCACATTGAAAACTCCGCAGGTCTTAAGTCCGAAATGGCTGTTGTCATGCTGGATGTGAAGTACAGGAACAAGTCTCCCATTATGACTGTTGACGCCATTGACACCACAGTGATGGAAGATGCTGCAGCTATTGTCTATAAGAAGGCTATTGTGACTTCCTGGGCAACGGATGTTGAAAAGGAAGCTTTGACTTACAGCTTTGAAAGCAAAGATGGCAAGACTCTGGTGAGCTACACTTCTGGCATTTTGACTATTACGCCGGTTCGCAATGCCTTCGGTGAAGCTATTGTGGTCGGTACTGTTACCGATGGTAAGAGCACTCCTACTGAATTTAACATCACTGTCAATATCACTCCTGTAGATGATGCTCCGGTGGTTATTTGGAGAGGTTCAGCTACAATTGATGGCAAGAAGTTTGTTGGTGAAGTTCCCATGGATTCCATCTTCACTGACGTTGATGGTGATGAACTGGGTTACATCATCGGAAGCCATTCGAAGCAGCTGGATGTTGAAATTGTGGATGGCGTCCTGAAGGTTTCCTTGGCATCCGATACAGTTGAACTGTTCAAGGATGTGGCTTACCGCGTATCCCTTTCCGCTTACGACGCCAACGACACTACTAAGACTGTAGGCGTTGTGTTCTACCTGGAAGGTTCTTCTACTACGGGTATTACTCCCGTGGTGGCTTCTGCCAAGTTGAACTGGCAGGGGGCTATTCAGGCTAATCGCGGTACCGTCTCCATGATGGATATGCAGGGCCGCGTCATGTGGACCCGCCGTCTGCCGGTAAGCGAATCTGAAGTTCGTGCCGCTGCAGCAACGGTTCAGGGCCGCAAGATCCTGAAGGTAAATCAGCAGACTTTCACTATCAAGTAAGGTAGGTACGCTCGCGACGCTCGCTTGAGGTTTGAGGTACGCTCGTGCTTTGCACTCGCTTCAGGGGTGAGGTCGTTCGCGTTACGCGGCTCACTTTGAGGTAAGATAATGGTGCCTAACGGCACAAAAAAAGAGACTCCCGAACGGGAGTCTCTTTTGTATTTCGGGGAAGGTGAGAGAATTTACCTCTAGCGACGCAGTCGCGACCTCACCCCTGAGCGCGGAGCCGAAGGCGCAGCGCCCTCACTCCTACTTTACCAAGTCTTCGGTATCGAGGGCGATGAGCAGTTCTTCGTTGGTTGCCACCACCATTGCCTTGGGGGTGCCTTCCTTAGAGATGATGTGGCCGGATTCCTTGCCGCTCTTGTTGTTGCGGTCTTCGTCGATCTGGTAACCGAGAAGGGCAAGGTTTTCCATGACGGTCTTGCGGACCAGCATGCTGTTTTCGCCGATGCCGCCGGTGAATACCAGGGCGTCGATGCGGGGGAGAGCCATGGCGATGCCGCCGATTTCACGAGCCAGCTTGTAGCAGAAGGTTTCCAGAGCGATCTGTGCGCCAACGTGACCTTCGCTTGCAGCCTGGGTCAGGGTGCGCATGTCGTTGCTTAAGCCGGAAAGACCCAGAAGGCCAGATTCCTTGTTTACCATCTTGTCGAGACGATCGATGTCATAGCCGTACTTCTTGCTGATGTAGAAGAGGATAGCCGGGTCGATGGAACCGGAACGAGTACCCATGATGAGACCGTCCAGCGGAGTGAAACCCATGGTGGTGTCGGCGCACTTGCCGTTGAGAATGGCGGAGCAGCTGGAACCGTTACCGAGATGTGCGGTAATGAAGCAGCATTCTTCCGGCTTCTTGCCGAGAATGGCGGCAGCTTCTGCAGTTACGAAACGGTGGCTGGTACCATGGAAACCGTAACGGCGGATAGCGTCGGATTCGTAGAACTTGTAGGGGATGCCGTAGAGGAAAGCCTTCCTCGGCATGGTCTGATGGAAGGCGGTGTCGAATACGGCCACCTGCTTGTCCTTCAGGTTCGGGAAGAACTTCATGGCGCATTCCATACCGGTGGCGTGTGCAGGTTCATGCAACGGTGCGAACAGGACGATGCTGCGGATGTAGTCGATGACGTCCTGGGTCACCTTTTCGGACTTGATGTACTTACCGCCGTGCACCACGCGATGGCCGATGGCTTCGATGGTGTCGGTGAGCTTCTGCTCGTCCAGGAATTTCTTCACCTGGTCCACAGCTTCGGCGTGGGTGGGGCAGTCAAAGTTGAAATCAATCTTGCCTTCCGGGCCCTTTGCCTTGGTGTGGCCGTTAACGCCGATGTTTTCCACAAGGCCGCTGGCGATGGATTCTTTGGTCTTGGTGTCGATGACAGCGAACTTCACAGAAGAGCTGCCGCAATTAAGAACGAGTACACGCATTTTTTACCTCTATCTTGGTCAAATATTCTTCGAAGTAGGAAGTGGGCAAGGCGGTTGGCTTCGGCTGCGCCGAAAGTACTCGTGTTGGGCAGGTCCTGCTTCAACGTTAATATGTTAAAAGTAGGAAATTGAATCAGAAAAAATTTTTAAATTTGGCGCAATGTTTAAGAGAATCCAAAAATTTGACGAAGGCGTATCACTCTATTGGTATTGGAACAATAGGCATTTTTCCGAAAAGACCAAGAGGTTTCTTCGCTCTTACGTACGCCTGGGTGATGGCTACGTCTGGATTCTTTTTGCCATTGTGCTTTTTATCCATATCGGTTGGCGAGCCTTTATTCCTGTAGCTATGGAAGCTGCCATTGTTACGGGCATTTCCCTGGGACTCTACGAACTGATCAAGCTTACGGTGAAGCGTCCCCGCCCCTTCGTGGTTCTTGATTCTATCAAGCCCCAGGTGCCTCCCATGGACGAATACAGCTTCCCCAGCGGTCATACCATGAACAACTTCGCTGTTGCCATGACTATGACTGCCGCCATGCCCTACTATGGCTGGGTGATGCTTCTGTTCCCCATGAGCTGGGGTCTTCTGCGAGTGTACTTTGGCGTTCACTGGTTTACCGACATCATTTGCGGCTTCTTGCTGGGTGTCGTCTGCTTTGGTCTGACTCACGGCATCTGGTATTTCCTGTCGCCGGTTCTTGCTGACTTGCTTCCCATGTTGACTTTCTAATGTCATCGATGATTGAATTTGTTAGTGCCGCAGATTTTTTTAAGACTGTTGGAAATGACGAACGTGTGTACTTCCTGGTTCGTCACGGTGAGCGGGACCATATAAAACCTAACGACCCTGATCATGGCGCCTTTGTCGGTTTGACGGACCGTGGTCGCGAACAAGCCCTTAAACTAGGCAAGTCCATTGCCGCTTCCTGCACCAGCGGAGTTTCTGCCGATTGCATGTTCTTTAGCAGTCCCGTAGGCCGTTGTATGCAGACCGCCGAATATATCGGCCTTGGTCTTGGGATAGATGCTCCCGATGTAATGCCGCAGCAACCCCTTGCGGAATTCTTTGTAAAGAATTACGATGCCTACATGGAAACTCACGTGACTGGATTTTACCAGGGGATTTGTCGTTGGTTGGATGGAACTGCCGCCGATTCCCGCTATGTGGACCCGGCTTATTTCCCCTTGGCAGCCCGCTCCCAGGAGATGGTCCAGTTCATGCTTTCTCACGGGAAGGCCCCTATCAATATCTTCTGTTCCCATGATGCCTGGATCGTACCCTGCCTGAATCATTTTTGCGGATTGCAATTCTCTCCCAGCCGCTGGATGAACTTCCTGACGGGTTTGGCCGTGGTCATCGGTAAGGACCAGGAATCCGGGGATGTTGGTGCCGTGAGACGATTTGTCCCCGTGACCGGCCTTGATACGGGTTGGATGCTTTTTTAGACGTTTCATTGTAAACTTTTTTAAATTTCTTCAAATAAAGTCTGCCTTTTTTGATTACATTCACTACCATGAGTGTTTCGAAAAACGCATATCGTCGAATTATCGTGCTTGGGTCGGGCTTCAGTAAGTCCTTTTGCCCCCAGATGCCGACCCTTCGGGACCTGAATAATCTGGTTCCTGCAGGGATTCCCGACGAATTCCCTCATTTTCGCGATTATTGCAGGAAGTTTCTGGATTTGTGCAATGGTTGCAAGGATTATCTGGATATCGAGACCTTGGCCACGTCCATTCTGTCTGCCCAGATTTTCCCGGGGGAGCGGGAGCGCCTGTATCATGCGTCCCTGCGTTTTGAACTGCTTCGCTTTATTGCCAATGCTATCAGTCGCGAAGAATCGCTGGATGCCAGTTCGGCGAAGGTCTTGCGGACGTTCCTCAGACGTTGCGTCAACTGTTCTGGCGCCGGTGCCCGCGATACATTGCTTCTCAGTTTCAACTACGATACCCTGATTGAAAAGGCAATCTATTCCGACGAAGAACTGTCCTGGCAGGTGGCCGTAGATTATGGTGTCCGTATTGAGCCGGCTGACCGTACTGCCCGACGCGCCAACACCGGCCGTACCGTCGACTTGATCAAACTTCACGGTTCCCTGAACTGGTATGCCCTCAAGGGGGTGACCGACACGCTGGATCTCAATAGTGTGTGCCAGGTGGAGCCGGGGGATCGCAGTTTTCCCATCTATTGCGAAGATACGCCCATCTATATTCCCATGGCCCACGCCAAGGAAAGCTTCTTGCGCGGAAGTCTCTTTAACTTGCTCTGGAGCAAGGCCGATTACTACCTGAAGCAGGCGGAGGATATTTTCTTCGTGGGTTACGGTTTCCCCAAGAGCGACATTAACAATTTGGAATTTTTATTGCGGCACCGCGAACGGTTCAAGCGCGTGATTGTTTATGAACAGCAGGGGCATCCAGACCTGGAACGTCTGCAGTCGCTGTTAGGAAAGAAGATGGTGATCTGCGAAGATGCCAAGGCCTTCCTGTCTAAGCTGTGTTAAATAGAATCAGCAGTTGTTGTAATTAGCAACAACGGAAACGCCTAAAAAATAGTCCATGTTGGACTAGAAAAATGTATTTATAGATTCAGAGAGTTATGCCTTTTTAGGCGGAGATGTGTTATGAATCTATCAAGGAAATATTTTGTTGCTGCAACTGTGATCGGCAGCCTTTTTGCTTCTGTACAGGCTCAGGAAATTGCAACCTGGGCAGGTTTCCGTCAGGGTGCGGCAAGCTTTACTTTTGATGATGGTGCTCCCAGTCATGTGACTGACGCCGCCCCGGTATTTGACAAGTACGGCTATAAGGGTACTTTTAACCTTGTGACGACTTGGAATCCTAACTGGAGTGGCTTCCAGGGTATGGCTGATAATGGCCACGAAATTGCAAGCCATAGCGATAATCATGGAAACCCCATGCCTGATAACGAATCGGCTTCCTCAAGAAATACCATCAATGGCAAGATTTCCCAGAATTATGGCGTTGTCACGTTGGCTTATCCTAACTGTAAGTCCCCCAGTGCATCCTCTGTGAGCCAGAACTACGTTGTTGGCCGTATCTGTAATGGTTCCTGGCAGGGTGTGCCCGATATCTCGGGCAAGGACGGTCCCAGCGACTGGACCAAGGTTCCCGCCACCATGACTGGCTCCGAGGGAGACATCAAGAGCACTAATGACTTTACTGGCCAAATGCAAAAGGCTATCCAGCAGGGTGGCTGGGTTTCGTTCCTGACTCACGGTTTCCAGGGCAAGAGCAATGGTTACGCTACCTATTCTCCCACGGACCTTAGCGCCATCGACGGCGCTCTCAGTTGGGCAAAGCAGAACGATTCCAAGATCTGGGTTGCTCCCATGGGACATGTTGCCATGTACATCAAGGAACGCAAGGCTGCGAAGATTACTGAAAAGTCTTCTTCCGCCACCAGCATGAGCTATACCCTTACCCATAGCATCGCCGACAACATTTCCAAGTACAACTATCCTTTGTCCATTCGCGTCAAGAGCAGCTGGACCAAGGTTTCCGCAACCCAGGATGGCAAGGCCATCGAAGCCTCCATCAAGGATGGCTACATCTACTTTGATGCTGTTCCCAATGGTGGCGACATTGTGCTCTCTTCTGATGGCGCCGCTGTGGTGGACCCGGGTTCCAGCACTTCTACTGAACCTTCTTCCAGTGCTTCTGCCGAAGGCAATCCCTTTAAGGGCGCTATCGAAATTCCGGGTACTGTGGAAGCAGAAAATTACGACGTGAATGCCTATTCCCACAGCCAGGCCAAAAATGATGGAACCGCTTATCGTACAGATGATGCTGGCGTCGTTGTGGCCGGTGCAGGCTATGCCGCTGGTTATACCACTGCTGGCGACTACTACGAATACACCATCGATGTGAAGGCTGCTGGCAAGTACAAGGTGACCGTGAATGGCGCTACTGGTAATGGTGCCGATGGTTCTGTAACTGTTTCTGTGGGTACCGCCACTCTGGATGCCGCAATCAAGAACATGGGTGACTGGAATACTTATACCGAAGTCGAAGCGGGTGAATTGGAACTGGCTGCCGGAAAGCAGATTCTGCGCCTGACCATCAATGACAACAATTTGAATGTGGACTGGATCAAGTTTGAAGGCAATGGTGAACTGGTCAAGATTGCCAACACTATCCTGATGGATGCAGGCGCAGGATTGATCAAGTGCCAGATTTTCGATATGAACGGTCAGCTGGTCAAGTCTGCAAACGTCTTTGCCGGTTCCGCTCAGGAAGCATGGAAGGGCATTAACGGAACGCTGCGCAATGGCGCCTATGTTATGCGCTACGGTGTTGCTGGTAAGGCTACCCAGACCATTCGCGTCCGCAAGTAATTAAATCTCTCTCTTATTCTCCTAAAAACCGCCTCTTTGCAGATTATTCTGCAGAGAGGCATTTTTGTTTGAAATAATTCCTACCTTCAAGAAATAAAAAAACTCGGTGCCGTAAAGCGACCGAGTTTTTTGCTTGCCGCGGAACTGCCGCGACGCACCTTCTGCGATTAGCCGAGAATGTGCTTTTGCGCCTTCGGCGCTACACTCGGCTCAGATACTTCTCGCCAGATTCAACACTCTGGTAGATGAGGGTGTTGATAGTCATGGGACCAACGCCGCCCGGAACCGGGGTGTATGCGCTGGAAACTTCTTCCATACCTTTTTCGCAGTCGCCAACGCCACCCGGATGGTAACCGGCGTCAACAACCACAGCGCCCTGCTTGATCCATTCCTTCTTGATGAATTCAGGCTTGCCTACAGCGCCAACGACGATGTCTGCCTGCTTCACCAATTCCGGAACGTTGGGGGTCTTGGAGTGGCAAATGGTAACGGTGCAGTTTGCGTTCAACAGCATCATGGCCATGGGCTTGCCGAGAATTGCGGAACGGCCAACAACAACAGCGTGCTTGCCGGAGAGTTCCACATTGTAAGCCTTCAAAAGACGCATAATGCCCTGGGGGGTGGCGCAGCCATAGGCCTTTTCGCCCATGGACATACGGCCGAAGCCCAGGCAGGTCACGCCGTCAACGTCCTTACGGGCGTCGATTGCTTCGAAAGCGGCGCGTTCGTCAATCTGACGGGGAACCGGGTGCTGCAGCAAAATGCCGTGGACGTCCGGATTGTTGTTCAGTTCCTGGATCTTGGCCAGGAGCTGTTCGGTAGTGGTGTCCTGGGGCATGATGACCTTGATGCTGTCCATGCCCACGCGAGCGCAGGCATTACCCTTCATCTTCACATAGGTTGCGGAAGCGGGATCGTCGCCGACGAGGATGGTGGCGAGGATCGGGGTCTTGCCGGTCTTTTCCTTGAGCTTTGCGACGCGTGCGCTGAGTTCTTCTTCAGTGGTCTTGGCAAGAGCCTTGCCGTCCAAAACGAGAGCTGCCATATTGGTCTCCAGGTTTAATTTTCTTATGGTTCAAATTTAAAAATAAGGTATGATGTTTTAAATATGCGGAAATAAAAAAATAAGAGCATAAAAAAACACCGCTGTTTAAACAGGCGGCGTTTTTCATAAAATGAAATGCAAGATAGGGATATCTATTAGAAAATTTCCTTCAGGGCCGGAGCGATACTGCAAATCAGTACCCAGGGGTAGGAAAGGCTGCCCTTGAGCCAGCCGGTCTTTGCGGGCTGAACCGTAAAGGTGGAGGTTTTGCCCTGGATAGACGACTGGAGGGAGGCCTTGATACCTTCAAGGTCACGTTCGAAGTTTTTCTTGCTTGCAGAAGCCGATTCAATGTAATTTTCAAAGCGGTAATTCATACAATTTCCTTACACTCTCTTTCTTGGCGTTGTAAGTTAGTAATTTTCTTGTACCTTTCAAAGGGTTTTTGTTTACGCAAGTTTACGGTTTGGGGCGGTTCTAAATGGGTTTCCCGAATGTAGTTTTGGATAAAAGTGGCGTTTTTCTATTCAAAAACGGCGATTTCTGCCAAAAATGGATGCCCTGGGGGATTCTTTTTCGCTATTTTTTAGCCGCTAAAAAGTGTTCACGGCGTGTTCCCCGACACACTTTTTTGTAAATTGATGTGCAGTAAGTCACTGATTATAAAGGAATTAACATGAGTTTTGTCCGTCTTTTTTCTGCAATTTCCGTTTGCGCAGCCATGGCTGCATGTGGTGGTTCTCAAAAACCCGCTGTGGATCCCGCTGCCCCAGCTGCTGGTTCCGCCCCTGCCGATTCCGCAGCCGTTTCTGCCGAAGCCAGTGGTGCCAAGGCTTCTGTGGCTGTTCCCGGTGCCGGTTTTGCAAACAAGACTGACCGTTACAGCTATGCCCTGGGTATGGACCTGGGTAAGGCTATTGCCAATGTGAATGCTCCCGTGAACATGATGCTCTTGATGAGCGCCATCCAGGATGTGGTGGATTCCAACCGTAAGGTCCTGATGGATGATTCTACGGCAGAAAGTGCCCTTCAGGACTTGCTCCTGCTGATGCAGCAGAACAAGGAAGCCGATGCAAAGGCCGCTGCCCAGAAGGCTCTGGATGAACAGAACAAGTTCCTGGAAAAGAACAAGCAGGATCCTACCGTGAAGCTGACTCCCAAGGGTGTACAGTACAAGGTGATTACCGAAGGTACCGGCATTTCTCCCAAGGCTAGCGACAAGGTCCAGGTGCATTATGTGGGTGCCCTGCTGGATGGTACTGAATTTGACAATAGCGTAAAGCGCGGAGAACCGCTGGAATTCCCGGTGAATGCGGTCATTGCCGGTTGGCAGGACCTGCTGCAGGTTCTCAAGGAGGGTTCCAAGGTGAAGGCCTGGATTCCTAGCGACCTGGCTTATGGTGAGGCTGGCGTACCTCCCATGATTCCTGCCAATGCCATGCTGGTGTTCGAAGTGGAATTGCTGAAGGTCTTCGCAGAAGTTCCGCCTGCTGAGGAAGGCGTTGCAGCACCGGCTGCTGAAGCCGTTCCCGCCGCAACGGATGGTGCCGCCGCGCAGCCTGCAGAAGCAGTCCCCGCCGAAGCCAAGCCTGCAGCCCCCGCTGAGGCCAAGCCTGCCAAGTAAGAGTTTTCTTTCTCTCTCAAGAAAGGCC encodes:
- a CDS encoding SIR2 family protein — protein: MSVSKNAYRRIIVLGSGFSKSFCPQMPTLRDLNNLVPAGIPDEFPHFRDYCRKFLDLCNGCKDYLDIETLATSILSAQIFPGERERLYHASLRFELLRFIANAISREESLDASSAKVLRTFLRRCVNCSGAGARDTLLLSFNYDTLIEKAIYSDEELSWQVAVDYGVRIEPADRTARRANTGRTVDLIKLHGSLNWYALKGVTDTLDLNSVCQVEPGDRSFPIYCEDTPIYIPMAHAKESFLRGSLFNLLWSKADYYLKQAEDIFFVGYGFPKSDINNLEFLLRHRERFKRVIVYEQQGHPDLERLQSLLGKKMVICEDAKAFLSKLC
- a CDS encoding histidine phosphatase family protein, which encodes MSSMIEFVSAADFFKTVGNDERVYFLVRHGERDHIKPNDPDHGAFVGLTDRGREQALKLGKSIAASCTSGVSADCMFFSSPVGRCMQTAEYIGLGLGIDAPDVMPQQPLAEFFVKNYDAYMETHVTGFYQGICRWLDGTAADSRYVDPAYFPLAARSQEMVQFMLSHGKAPINIFCSHDAWIVPCLNHFCGLQFSPSRWMNFLTGLAVVIGKDQESGDVGAVRRFVPVTGLDTGWMLF
- a CDS encoding carbohydrate-binding protein, with the protein product MNLSRKYFVAATVIGSLFASVQAQEIATWAGFRQGAASFTFDDGAPSHVTDAAPVFDKYGYKGTFNLVTTWNPNWSGFQGMADNGHEIASHSDNHGNPMPDNESASSRNTINGKISQNYGVVTLAYPNCKSPSASSVSQNYVVGRICNGSWQGVPDISGKDGPSDWTKVPATMTGSEGDIKSTNDFTGQMQKAIQQGGWVSFLTHGFQGKSNGYATYSPTDLSAIDGALSWAKQNDSKIWVAPMGHVAMYIKERKAAKITEKSSSATSMSYTLTHSIADNISKYNYPLSIRVKSSWTKVSATQDGKAIEASIKDGYIYFDAVPNGGDIVLSSDGAAVVDPGSSTSTEPSSSASAEGNPFKGAIEIPGTVEAENYDVNAYSHSQAKNDGTAYRTDDAGVVVAGAGYAAGYTTAGDYYEYTIDVKAAGKYKVTVNGATGNGADGSVTVSVGTATLDAAIKNMGDWNTYTEVEAGELELAAGKQILRLTINDNNLNVDWIKFEGNGELVKIANTILMDAGAGLIKCQIFDMNGQLVKSANVFAGSAQEAWKGINGTLRNGAYVMRYGVAGKATQTIRVRK
- a CDS encoding phosphatase PAP2 family protein is translated as MFKRIQKFDEGVSLYWYWNNRHFSEKTKRFLRSYVRLGDGYVWILFAIVLFIHIGWRAFIPVAMEAAIVTGISLGLYELIKLTVKRPRPFVVLDSIKPQVPPMDEYSFPSGHTMNNFAVAMTMTAAMPYYGWVMLLFPMSWGLLRVYFGVHWFTDIICGFLLGVVCFGLTHGIWYFLSPVLADLLPMLTF
- the folD gene encoding bifunctional methylenetetrahydrofolate dehydrogenase/methenyltetrahydrofolate cyclohydrolase FolD; this translates as MAALVLDGKALAKTTEEELSARVAKLKEKTGKTPILATILVGDDPASATYVKMKGNACARVGMDSIKVIMPQDTTTEQLLAKIQELNNNPDVHGILLQHPVPRQIDERAAFEAIDARKDVDGVTCLGFGRMSMGEKAYGCATPQGIMRLLKAYNVELSGKHAVVVGRSAILGKPMAMMLLNANCTVTICHSKTPNVPELVKQADIVVGAVGKPEFIKKEWIKQGAVVVDAGYHPGGVGDCEKGMEEVSSAYTPVPGGVGPMTINTLIYQSVESGEKYLSRV
- a CDS encoding acetate/propionate family kinase gives rise to the protein MRVLVLNCGSSSVKFAVIDTKTKESIASGLVENIGVNGHTKAKGPEGKIDFNFDCPTHAEAVDQVKKFLDEQKLTDTIEAIGHRVVHGGKYIKSEKVTQDVIDYIRSIVLFAPLHEPAHATGMECAMKFFPNLKDKQVAVFDTAFHQTMPRKAFLYGIPYKFYESDAIRRYGFHGTSHRFVTAEAAAILGKKPEECCFITAHLGNGSSCSAILNGKCADTTMGFTPLDGLIMGTRSGSIDPAILFYISKKYGYDIDRLDKMVNKESGLLGLSGLSNDMRTLTQAASEGHVGAQIALETFCYKLAREIGGIAMALPRIDALVFTGGIGENSMLVRKTVMENLALLGYQIDEDRNNKSGKESGHIISKEGTPKAMVVATNEELLIALDTEDLVK
- a CDS encoding FKBP-type peptidyl-prolyl cis-trans isomerase, whose translation is MSFVRLFSAISVCAAMAACGGSQKPAVDPAAPAAGSAPADSAAVSAEASGAKASVAVPGAGFANKTDRYSYALGMDLGKAIANVNAPVNMMLLMSAIQDVVDSNRKVLMDDSTAESALQDLLLLMQQNKEADAKAAAQKALDEQNKFLEKNKQDPTVKLTPKGVQYKVITEGTGISPKASDKVQVHYVGALLDGTEFDNSVKRGEPLEFPVNAVIAGWQDLLQVLKEGSKVKAWIPSDLAYGEAGVPPMIPANAMLVFEVELLKVFAEVPPAEEGVAAPAAEAVPAATDGAAAQPAEAVPAEAKPAAPAEAKPAK